In a single window of the Hippocampus zosterae strain Florida chromosome 6, ASM2543408v3, whole genome shotgun sequence genome:
- the si:ch211-225b11.4 gene encoding thyroid adenoma-associated protein homolog isoform X2 encodes MSAFELVEDVQRLNQPHGCQCPMCAANVIVEMMSFDELLTSLQNCVIAEDQKLERVFDKLSECSRSDVKRTKERILDEAAQLLKTVNLHVLARDHLELVVRLLVCLQLQMVHISTACRKVDQMLQCLAMVDHQLVFGEIHACLSSIVHSEQIFSHEHLQRACMFLEVSSVGRDVWRELCPAFLDKMAKFFPLIVQQEPLRDGQLCYMAVKVCLQIFQLLSREVSFAVWGKKESTPAIKKILQVLAEIIFGQSCSRDTRLLAGTAMAMLINTASESSAGAAAAWSLFQSSQLEPWLLTVGTLQVQCCPTSGGALGQLAMSRGLLTCCQPHILLSSCAELSLQGSLLLDALFPLLYDLCEEKLNCHYLAFEVFTLWLKKVKECVPDIWKMTGGRFLPDDSNLQQKLISVIWTGAESPVEGVSDCARVTFSLLLDLYDMDCEQFGDTNKPLYLTLLHRIIQLPWESKAKFHRLCALLPYLGTDTVLDHYAEIPNHLLKCMSNDHLSPCGSELYKCLIQQQRKELSGDTLKSLSESDLGNKWAERWLPVLLEALTSNIVILQNNSSTHLLPCTFQVFPSAVEPLLASLDPFSTGHLCAWAFIMSSYRAVTGSSPWVLQGSSTLKILQLALGSADDNIRLAALNLLCCSLKTKEIPTSDELSIMRTFIPQNLNSESSLFRQHFQAAARRFLVRIRDGCLAHIKQQKGKGNSSQMESSQEILALGIGFVDWLSQLVCCNLTPNHSYQRKKTVLLLLSALLETCTDTWSPDKKKGQPPVDMGSLLTCATSRGQWDFFSREKLLVLISCLEDSTNEIRELSAGLLVRFFPSVFPADVAAALLVRTKQLLCSPRVQEAQMGALMMKVLYHKWQGLLECKIISAGASSVHNIKASSFARFLVNELKDHYLTAKADVMLSARTKPMHGVLSALQKCLLDDRCSISDSLGSTLISDLLSLLKNISLLLLGMLHGQQETESDAPPSFCDMGNAISSLIAHASEENLVDGGEECVLLSEEHSLVLTCCWVSLKETGILLGSLVEKILSESKPDTCFLTKQQLETASAIFRLILLKCRHWGAVEGCSVGFTRYCSALLSSSEPELRDIPSQMLQQALQVVQSPSCTSVTRRAAGLPMLILCVVSAEEPSTARPLLAHTMQTLLDTARIPLPENWDQTLDLPQVCAVHTLQALVRGSSLGVAILQFAPSVAILALTLLSSPCWAMRNAALQLYSSLCSRMLGQRPSSEGGTKYGMSPHAFFHHYSTLQLFLLEELREAASDLQCPTEEARLRLQPSLFPILTLLSQLQPGVQDSTETLADFLPPLLQLSASPVYSVRVMASKALVAMTPPSEYVNILINLTARLPCTPERCCHNWLHGQLLHIKAVLDRTLGKDCVPAAELHAAVSTVETSLWLATDIQRCPLVRAAYVNVVESLRRFCCETFLSMLFDVLIRELRTPKQGLQVGLFSFHQRAIQLLGTDPKWAPDLLETLRTASCDLRLTLVTWVVQDQDHASLNTHFKELIQSVLQSGLREALLSPIAEYRRAHVAAFVGVMATEDPPPQVSLEESVLLECLDLLLRDLEDQRGGSEFLSRALHGASLLLSQCSQDSLIQRWCGVMETHRSPHAAEVLRISCAEALCVAGLPLTSHNLIPPTLLIKLLNTGLYLLQDQSQQVRTKAARFISMLHHARGGGPQRRLYLMQVNLAIPLLLELLLEECWDITGTLQVLLCHVPHSDLRSVLSEIAVSGCGSLYEQDDANVFAEPSVMSEYVLPYLLLMAEKYSESSALAQRLSTWAEENAAPLLDNLTLCKSLQPAEMLTLLTDPRFHNTLCGLLTRATFLLHLSKTCDRLQHLCDPSALQMTLKDICTHLSEQEALCPHKWPFSQPHESAR; translated from the exons ATGTCAGCTTTCGAACTGGTAGAAGACGTACAGAGGCTAAACCAGCCTCACGGTTGTCAATGCCCCATGTGTGCTGCGAATGTGATAGTTGAAATGATGTCTTTTGATGAACTTCTGACAAGTCTGCAAAACTGTGTCATCGCCGAGGACCAAAAGCTCGAGCGCGTTTTCGATAAACTTTCGGAGTGCtccag GAGCGACGTTAAAAGGACCAAGGAGCGCATTTTGGACGAGGCTGCCCAACTGTTGAAGACGGTGAATCTACATGTCCTGGCGCGTGATCACCTTGAGCTTGTAGTCAGACTTCTAGTCTGCTTGCAGCTTCAGATGGTGCACATATCTACAGCCTGTAGAAAAGTGGACCAG ATGTTGCAGTGTCTGGCGATGGTGGATCATCAGTTGGTGTTTGGAGAGATCCACGCCTGTTTGAGTTCTATAGTTCACTCAGAGCAG ATATTCTCTCATGAACACCTTCAGAGAG CTTGTATGTTCCTGGAGGTTAGCTCTGTGGGCCGTGATGTGTGGAGGGAGCTTTGTCCTGCCTTTCTGGACAAAATGGCGAAATTCTTCCCTTTAATAGTGCAACAAGAGCCACTGCGAGATGGGCAGCTATGTTACATGGCTGTCAAG GTCTGCCTCCAGATATTTCAGCTTTTGTCTAGAGAGGTGTCTTTTGCAGTATGGGGAAAAAAGGAGAGTACCCCAGCCATTAAGAAAATCTTGCAGGTTCTCGCAGAAATAATATTTGGACAG AGCTGCAGCAGAGACACTCGTCTTTTGGCCGGGACGGCCATGGCCATGCTCATCAACACGGCATCAGAGAGCAGCGCAGGTGCAGCAGCTGCTTGGAGTCTTTTCCAGAGCTCTCAATTAG AGCCCTGGCTTCTGACTGTGGGCACCCTTCAGGTGCAGTGTTGCCCCACATCAGGAGGCGCACTGGGTCAGTTGGCAATGAGCAGGGGCCTCCTCACATGCTGTCAACCTCACATATTGCTCAGTTCCTGTGCAGAG TTGTCTTTGCAGGGCAGTTTACTGCTGGATGCTTTGTTTCCTCTACTTTATGATTTGTGTGAAGAGAAGCTGAATTGCCACTACCTTGCATTTGAGG TGTTCACACTGTGGCTGAAGAAGGTCAAAGAATGTGTGCCTGATATCTGGAAGATGACGGGTGGCCGTTttctgcccgatgacagcaACCTGCAGCAAAAGCTGATTTCTGTTATTTGGACCGGTGCTGAAAGTCCA GTGGAAGGCGTGTCCGACTGTGCCCGTGTTACCTTTAGCTTGTTGCTGGACCTCTACGACATGGACTGTGAGCAGTTTGGTGACACGAATAAGCCTCTTTATTTGACTCTACTGCATCGAATTATCCAACTCCCGTGGGAATCCAAAGCCAAGTTCCATCGCCTCTGCGCTCTCCTTCCGTATTTGGGGACTGACACG GTGCTGGATCACTATGCTGAAATACCAAATCACCTCCTGAAGTGCATGTCAAACGATCACCTGTCTCCCTGCGGGTCGGAACTGTACAAGTGTCTGATCCAGCAGCAGAGAAAAGAGCTTTCTGGCGACACTCTAAAGTCACTGTCAGAGTCAGATCTGGGCAATAAGTGGGCAGAACGATGGCTTCCTGTCCTGCTTGAGGCCCTGACCTCAAATATAGTTATTCTTCAAAACAACAGCTCAACGCACTTACTCCCTTGCACCTTCCAAGTCTTCCCCTCTGCTGTGGAGCCTCTGCTGGCCTCCCTGGACCCGTTCTCAACAGGCCACCTCTGTGCCTGGGCATTCATCATGAGTAGCTACCGGGCTGTGACTGGGAGTTCTCCCTGGGTTCTGCAGGGGAGCTCTACCCTGAAAATCCTCCAACTCGCCCTGGGCTCTGCTGATGACAACATTCGACTTGCCGCCCTCAACCTACTGTGTTGCAGCCTCAAGACCAAAGAGATTCCAACATCAGATGAACTGTCAATAATGAGAACCTTCATTCCTCAGAACTTaaattcagagtcctcactttTCCGACAACATTTTCAAGCAGCGGCGAGGAGATTTTTGGTTCGGATCAGAGATGGCTGCTTGGCGcacatcaaacaacaaaagggCAAAGGGAATAGCAGCCAGATGGAAAGCTCACAGGAAATACTCGCCTTGGGAATAG GTTTTGTGGACTGGTTGAGCCAACTGGTATGCTGTAACTTGACACCAAATCACAGTTACCAGAGGAAGAAAACTGTCTTACTGTTACTGTCTGCACTGCTGGAGACATGCACTGACACTTGGAGCCCTGACAAGAAAAAGGGACAGCCACCCG TGGACATGGGATCTCTCTTGACCTGTGCCACGTCAAGAGGACAGTGGGACTTCTTCTCCAGAGAAAAACTGCTGGTCCTCATCAGCTGTTTGGAAGATTCCACGAATGAA ATTCGGGAACTTTCCGCAGGATTATTGGTGAGATTTTTCCCTTCTGTTTTTCCTGCCGATGTCGCTGCGGCTCTGCTCGTTCGTACCAAGCAGCTTCTGTGCAGTCCTCGGGTCCAGGAGGCTCAGATGGGGGCGCTGATGATGAAGGTCCTCTATCACAA atGGCAAGGCCTTCTTGAATGCAAAATAATCAGTGCCGGTGCCAGCAGCGTACATAACATCAAGGCCTCCAGCTTTGCTAGATTCCTTGTGAATGAGCTGAAGGATCACTACCTCACAGCCAAAGCAGATGTAATGCTCTCTGCCAGAACCAAGCCTATGCACG GAGTTCTGAGCGCCCTGCAGAAATGTTTGTTGGACGACAGATGCAGCATCTCAGATTCACTTGGTTCTACACTAATCAGTGATCTGCTGAGCCTGCTCAAGAACATTTCGTTGCTTCTGCTTGGCATGTTGCATGGACAGCAGGAAACGGAAAGTG ATGCTCCCCCTTCTTTCTGTGATATGGGGAATGCCATCAGCTCTCTGATAGCCCACGCATCTGAAGAAAATCTCGTAGATGGCGGTGAGGAGTGTGTCTTGTTGTCTGAAGAACACAGCCTTGTTCTCACCTGCTGCTGGGTGTCACTTAAG GAAACGGGGATCCTTTTAGGATCACTTGTGGAGAAAATTCTCTCTGAATCCAAGCCCGACACCTGCTTTCTCACAAAGCAACAACTAGAAACAGCATCAGCTATTTTTAGACTTATTCTCCTCAAATGCCGTCACTGG ggggcagtagagGGATGTTCTGTCGGCTTCACCAGATACTGTTCAGCTCTACTCAGCAGTAGTGAACCTGAGCTCAGGGATATACCATCTCAGATGCTCCAACAA GCGTTACAAGTTGTGCAGTCTCCCAGTTGTACTTCTGTAACCCGCCGGGCTGCAGGATTACCGATGCTCATCCTCTGCGTCGTGTCTGCGGAGGAGCCCAGTACGGCACGGCCACTCTTGGCACATACCATGCAAACCTTACTGGACACGGCTAGAATCCCACTTCCTGAGAACTGGGACCAGACACTGGACCTCCCACAG GTGTGTGCTGTTCACACGCTCCAGGCTCTGGTACGAGGATCAAGCTTGGGTGTCGCCATTCTTCAGTTTGCACCCAGTGTAGCCATTTTGGCTCTCACTCTGCTTAGTTCTCCCTGCTGGGCCATGAGGAATGCAGCTTTGCAGCTTTACA GTTCTCTTTGCTCACGGATGCTCGGTCAGAGGCCCAGCAGTGAGGGTGGGACTAAATATGGCATGTCCCCCCACGCCTTCTTCCACCACTACTCCACGCTCCAACTCTTCCTCCTTGAGGAGCTCCGAGAGGCAGCGAGTGACCTTCAGTGTCCAACTGAGGAGGCGAGGCTCCGCCTTCAGCCGTCACTCTTCCCGATTCTTACTCTTTTATCCCAACTCCAACCTGGCGTACAGGACTCAACAGA AACCTTGGCGGACTTCCTGCCTCCTTTACTCCAGCTCTCTGCCAGTCCTGTTTACAGTGTGAGAGTGATGGCCTCCAAGGCACTGGTCGCCATGACTCCCCCGTCAGAGTATGTGAACATCCTCATCAATCTGACGGCCCGGTTGCCCTGCACACCGGAGCGCTGCTGTCACAATTGGCTTCACGGGCAACTGCTCCACATTAAAGCTGTGCTGGACAGAACTCTCGGAAAAGACTG TGTGCCTGCAGCAGAGCTTCATGCAGCGGTGAGCACTGTGGAGACATCGCTGTGGCTTGCCACAGATATTCAGCGCTGCCCGCTGGTGAGAGCAGCATATGTTAACGTTGTGGAGTCACTGAGAAGATTTTGCTGCGAGACTTTTCTCTCCATGCTCTTTGACGTTCTCATACGTGAGCTTCGCACACCAAAGCAGGGACTTCAG GTTGGCTTGTTTTCCTTTCACCAACGAGCCATCCAGTTACTCGGTACCGACCCCAAGTGGGCGCCAGACCTTTTGGAGACTCTTAGAACGGCGAGCTGTGATTTGAGGCTGACATTGGTCACATGGGTGGTGCAGGACCAGGACCATGCGTCATTGAACACACACTTTAAAGAATTGATCCAGAGTGTGCTGCAG TCCGGTCTGAGGGAGGCACTGTTGAGCCCCATTGCGGAGTACCGCAGGGCCCACGTTGCAGCCTTCGTAGGAGTGATGGCCACCGAGGATCCTCCTCCGCAAGTCTCCCTTGAGGAGTCTGTTCTTTTGGAGTGTCTGGATTTGTTATTGAGAGACCTTGAGGATCAGAGAGGCGGGTCAGAGTTCTTGTCCCGAGCTCTGCATGGTGCAAGCCTCCTGCTTTCACAGTG ttctCAGGATTCTTTAATCCAACGCTGGTGTGGCGTGATGGAGACTCACCGGTCCCCCCATGCTGCTGAAGTTCTGAGAATATCTTGTGCTGAAGCGCTGTGTGTGGCTGGCCTTCCTCTAACGAGCCACAATCTCATTCCTCCAACTCTCTTGATCAA ATTGCTGAACACAGGCCTGTACTTGCTGCAGGACCAAAGCCAACAGGTGAGGACGAAAGCCGCCCGCTTCATCTCCATGCTACATCACGCCAGAGGAGGAGGACCGCAGAGGAGGCTCTACCTCATGCAGGTTAACCTGGCTATACCGCTGCTGCTGGAATTGTTATTGGAAGAGTGCTGGGACATAACGGGTACACTGCAGGTGCTTCTGTGCCATGTGCCCCACTCTGACCTGAGATCTGTGCTAAGTGAAATCGCAGTCAGTGG CTGCGGAAGCCTCTATGAGCAGGATGACGCCAACGTGTTTGCTGAGCCTTCAGTGATGTCTGAATATGTGTTGCCTTACCTGCTGCTTATGGCTGAAAAATACTCTGAATCTTCAGCCCTGGCACAGCGCCTGAGCACATGGGCGGAAGAGAACGCTGCTCCGCTGCTCGACAACCTCACATTGTGCAAAAGCCTCCAGCCAG CTGAGATGCTGACACTTCTCACAGACCCCCGGTTTCACAACACCCTTTGCGGCTTGCTAACGAGAGCCACCTTCCTTCTCCACCTTTCCAAAACTTGTGACCGTCTGCAACACCTTTGTGATCCTTCAGCCCTCCAGATGACTTTAAAGGATATTTGCACTCATCTAAGTGAGCAAG AGGCCTTGTGCCCGCATAAGTGGCCATTTTCCCAACCGCATGAGAGTGCAAGATGA